The nucleotide window gattaaaaaatgtattagaaatatttggatatataattcatatcGAATATAAATGGTCTATTGATAAATGGTCTTATGCTTTTGTATATTTCATTGATGAAAAATGTGCTATTAATGctgttaattttttaaatcagAAAAAGTTTTTTGATAATTCACCTAATCataaattaatatgttttattatttccaAACAAATTCCTCATCAAAATACCATGCATTATAGTAAAGAAAATTTCTCCTTGTTAAAGGATGGACCACCAGGTACGCATGCagaaatgaaatataaaaatgtaaaatgtttatgagtgtgaatatataatgtgcacattttttcaattttcttttaacACTAAATGgatgtatatttatatatattttgtatgtttatatatatatatatatatataaattttttttttttttttttttttttttattttattcaaggcgcaaatttatttttatatggaATACCCCTAAAATGGACCGAACTAAATTTAATACAGCTAGTAAATAAATACGGACATGTTGTAGGTCTAAGAATTCCGTATATCAGTAAAGAGAATGACAAGAAACAAGGTAATAGAGGTTTTGGATTTGTTTCTTATGATAACAAAAAATCAGCTATAGAAGCTTTTGAAGAATTAtcaaaaatgtatatacatGGAAAACTTTTAAAGGTTCAGTTAAAGAATGGTGAAGAGCATTTATTACCTGcaaaattaaaaaacatttataatacaaataaaaataaagcaAAAGATGTTACAAACCTGAAAACCGCACAAAGTTTAGTTAGTACAACAGATACTTTAAATACGTTTAATTCTTTGACTTCAACCGAAGTAAAAAAGAAACTTAAAAATAACAAGTgttcaaataataatatgaaatcTTCCGTTTTtatttcaaataaaaataatataaataataataataataataataataatagtactatatataataatgctaataatagtaatacTCAACATCTTTCAATGCCTGATACGAATAGCTCAAAAAGTTTATTAGAAAACGAATACAAAAATAAGTTTCCTTTAAACAATTCGAATAATTGTGATTCCGTTCCTAGTATATATCCAAAGATGTTTACAAATTATTCGGATAAATATGATCTAAGTGTTACCACTGAAAAACATTTTCCTATGTATGCATCTAAATTACCACAAAATAACGGCACCAATTTGtgtttattaaaagaattgAATACAGGAGGAGAATTTTGTTCTTATACTGTTAATGAAAATAACTCATTTGAAGGAAAAGATActaataaaaagaattgTGGAAAAATGTTAAAGGAAGGAgatgatattaataaaaatgaaacattttttttaattaaagaaaacagagaaaataaatatagtaataataaagacAATAAAGGGGAACAAATAAATACTCAAAATGATATGGcgttatataataatatggaaaGTAATATGATaacttataaaaatatggaaGAAAATATGGCACCTAATAAAAACATGGAAACTACCTTTTCATACTTTAATATTTGcgataataataataataataataataatagtaaaaGTAATTATAGTGACTCCAAAAAAATAACTCGaaatagtaatagtaatagtaacagtagtagtagtagtagtaatagtagtagtaataataacaattttGAAACGAGATGGGATAAAAATACCTGGAAAAAAACAAGCAATATACAATCAGTAGAAGAAAATAACAAACATGATAATACgttttttaattttatagaTAAAATGGATACTACAAGATGCCAAGGAGgaaatataagaaataataagtattcaaattataattacatGGAAGAGAATAATTCTGAAAAGAATGAATCATCTAAATTAAACAATTTCAAAAACCAATTTGGTGCAAACCCGaaaaatttgtttttttttaataattcaaatGAATCGGAAAATTCaaatattcatatgtataataaattttttgttaatgaaaataatttatattcagtagatgaaaaaaatgaaagacAAAATATACCtacagaaaaaaatattgagCTAACTATAAATAGGATAAGGAATGAAACACCATCATCATTTAATGAAAAgacaaaaaatataagttcctttttaaataatatatggtataacaataataataataatattattatgtacaataaaaatagtaatgtacatgataataataataataatattattcataatagtaatagcatgcattatcatataaatgatattCATACCAATATGAAAAGAGATAACTACgagaataataataagtggaataataatataaagggaaataattcaaatgaatataattataaaaaagaaaacaataataataataataataataataataatatgttttattataatataaataataataataataatagcGAGCATATATCTGAAATAGATGTTAAACAATTAAATAGTATTatggaaaaaaagaaggaaTATTTAAATGCTGTTTCTAAAGAAGAACAAGAAATTTTggatgataatatatcaaaaaatgaatatatgaatgataaacaaaataaaacaacacaatattttaaaaatatgaaaattttatttacatttttaaatatatatgcaaAACAAAATTCATTAGATATAGatgatttttttaatgatgaaaaaaatatgcaCTTGTTTGAAATGTTAATTAATAAGAAACaatttgataaaaatgatttggaatatttatttaatatgttacaattaaaaaataatgaaaaagaaaaaatgaaaaaagaaatattaaatcatAATGAATATTTGAAGGAAAATTATAACCATGATAAAATAGTATATACAAGATCAAATACCAATATGCttaatatgaattataaCACTTCCAATAGGTACCAGCAaggtaataatattaatactAATCCTAATGTTGCTCAAAGGAATGAAAACAACTTTTATGGGAAAAATAATGATTCACCATATGATttagatataaataacataatatatacaagtaataattttacaaatttagataaatatgaaaatagCAACTTCAATatggaaataaaaaaaattaatgataTGAATGCATACGATAATAAGTTTATACCAAATGTTCAGAATAATgtcaataaatatatgtaatatgataataacatgtaaaaaaataaaatttttaatcaatataaaaatatagcataaaaaaaatttatttatttataaaaaaataaacacatatattttaaaaaaaaatatttttatatatatatatatatatatatatatatatatatatatttatatttatatttatttaaaaaaaaaaataatatagtTATAAAGAATTCTTtgtattaattattaatattcataattgTTTATTAACCTTAAATGTCTAAAtgcttttttttaaaataaacatatatttatataatatatagcctaaattatatgtgaacatataatattataataaacaaaatgagtatatattaatatgtatatcatttacactatgttaatatttaaattatttacaacgttttatttaataattttaaaagtttttattttatataatgtttttGAAATGCAAAATTTTGttacacaaaaaaaaaaaaaaaaaaaaaaaaaaaaaaatttattatatattttttttttaataacatttaatttttttatattttcaaacaaatattaacttttatgtttttaatttatatcaatttgtgaaaaaagaaaaggattaaaatgtataaagTTGTTCAGCgtttaaataaatataaataaataaatatatatatatatatatttatataataaaatgtttgtcttttttaattattttccaCAAATATTCAAAGTACTAATCATTATTGGGTGAAAAGGTTACTTCTATAATATCTTTCGAATAGACAGATTTCCCTGTAGTGGTTTGAATAATTCTTGCAACGAAATTAAAAtgttcattattattaacatatgTCACAAAACTATTTGAACCTGTTCCATCTTCAAATCCAAAATAATAAGACTTCGAACCAAAATAAGCTTTTCCTCCTTTTTTCAGATTTTTTTTGagaatttttaaaatatgataataattttcttttctatataatatttcatttcctaatataaaatcaaaacagtttaatttcttcttttGTAATTTCGAATTTAATTTATGCCATGGTTTATTAATAACATAACatgttattttatcattatttattttcatgtaatgcttattttcttttaactttttctttttaagTTTCATCttcaaatttttttttatatttggTAGTAAGACGTCATTAATAActtctttatttaattcttgGAAAACAACATTTCCATTATCTAATAACACTTTGATTCCAACTAAACCATGCCCACAACctagaaaaataaaataaaataatataataattattatatatatgattatatatacatataaaaaaataatatacatatatacatgcactttaaaatgtataataatgttgcactgaaatatttttaaaaaataataaatcatcATACAACGTcaacataatattatatatacctaATTCCAATACTTgcttattattaaaatcGAACCCTTCcttatgaaaaaattttaaCATATCCCATGTACATTCCCATATTGTATACCCTCCTTCATAAATGTTGTGTTTAACTAActtacattttttttctgaaGAAATGGCATgactttttaaaattagGG belongs to Plasmodium reichenowi strain SY57 chromosome 10, whole genome shotgun sequence and includes:
- a CDS encoding hypothetical protein (conserved Plasmodium protein, unknown function) → MYEVYYLNEHDEFEKKKKKNEEIQSSLILKSHAISSEKKCKLVKHNIYEGGYTIWECTWDMLKFFHKEGFDFNNKQVLELGCGHGLVGIKVLLDNGNVVFQELNKEVINDVLLPNIKKNLKMKLKKKKLKENKHYMKINNDKITCYVINKPWHKLNSKLQKKKLNCFDFILGNEILYRKENYYHILKILKKNLKKGGKAYFGSKSYYFGFEDGTGSNSFVTYVNNNEHFNFVARIIQTTTGKSVYSKDIIEVTFSPNND
- a CDS encoding RNA-binding protein, putative, whose product is MNKKHNNSAHFEKFPCTTNIPYSVQNNFNLEKDTLIKNFEDKNEHINKKSFNKNLGNLIYNISKLILHNSNNNNSDSNNINSKNSDTNHNITNNKSSNNNTTNHNTTNHSITNKNITNQNIANPNNNNNNNNNNNNNNNNNNNNNNPNDNPKNNYKDNQINNYKDKNNHKNNNKNNNKNNNKNNNKNNNKNNNKNNNKNNLNSNITCSEYNLLSTNKKNQDITQPLGEHITSITMNNIESNNFLVGDENNGFYQILNNVDYNKKEKKKNFINNKSNSNIHMNNIENQLYNNVSNIIPMVSKNKYNLFTNNANYHQENDKYNEKLFNNSVNFCNMPNYEQEKKKKEIEGSENYKMNDVSQLTQMNYMYRNIDYSKEKVEEESFEKNVVDFEENVPEFMNEYKLYNEKVKHDNINNQIIKEIKKNKGNYNFKNIVITNIFLGNIPPNITEERLKNVLEIFGYIIHIEYKWSIDKWSYAFVYFIDEKCAINAVNFLNQKKFFDNSPNHKLICFIISKQIPHQNTMHYSKENFCANLFLYGIPLKWTELNLIQLVNKYGHVVGLRIPYISKENDKKQGNRGFGFVSYDNKKSAIEAFEELSKMYIHGKLLKVQLKNGEEHLLPAKLKNIYNTNKNKAKDVTNLKTAQSLVSTTDTLNTFNSLTSTEVKKKLKNNKCSNNNMKSSVFISNKNNINNNNNNNNNSTIYNNANNSNTQHLSMPDTNSSKSLLENEYKNKFPLNNSNNCDSVPSIYPKMFTNYSDKYDLSVTTEKHFPMYASKLPQNNGTNLCLLKELNTGGEFCSYTVNENNSFEGKDTNKKNCGKMLKEGDDINKNETFFLIKENRENKYSNNKDNKGEQINTQNDMALYNNMESNMITYKNMEENMAPNKNMETTFSYFNICDNNNNNNNNSKSNYSDSKKITRNSNSNSNSSSSSSNSSSNNNNFETRWDKNTWKKTSNIQSVEENNKHDNTFFNFIDKMDTTRCQGGNIRNNKYSNYNYMEENNSEKNESSKLNNFKNQFGANPKNLFFFNNSNESENSNIHMYNKFFVNENNLYSVDEKNERQNIPTEKNIELTINRIRNETPSSFNEKTKNISSFLNNIWYNNNNNNIIMYNKNSNVHDNNNNNIIHNSNSMHYHINDIHTNMKRDNYENNNKWNNNIKGNNSNEYNYKKENNNNNNNNNNNMFYYNINNNNNNSEHISEIDVKQLNSIMEKKKEYLNAVSKEEQEILDDNISKNEYMNDKQNKTTQYFKNMKILFTFLNIYAKQNSLDIDDFFNDEKNMHLFEMLINKKQFDKNDLEYLFNMLQLKNNEKEKMKKEILNHNEYLKENYNHDKIVYTRSNTNMLNMNYNTSNRYQQGNNINTNPNVAQRNENNFYGKNNDSPYDLDINNIIYTSNNFTNLDKYENSNFNMEIKKINDMNAYDNKFIPNVQNNVNKYM